Proteins encoded by one window of Lycium barbarum isolate Lr01 chromosome 11, ASM1917538v2, whole genome shotgun sequence:
- the LOC132618931 gene encoding wax ester synthase/diacylglycerol acyltransferase 4-like, translated as MDISVEEEEVFEPASPGSQYLNSSNLSLSVIAVLESKIPIEYEESLAINLLKDVFVPINPRFSSIMVTGKKGTRKWKRVEVNYQDHIKTPVFPTQKPLNFYDECFSNYISNLTVEQFPQNRPLWEIHIFKYPTSDAAGSIIFKLHHSLGDGYSLMGALLSCLQRVDDPSLPLTFPSRQRTNLSNSNKNRGFVRIFKSVPRFFKGIANTVYDFGWTTLKSTMVEDDRTAIRSGDGVEFRPIAFGTKTFSLDSLKQIKDSLNVTINDVITGIVTYGTRLYMQEVNQESCNGKCNALVLFNTRALGGYKSVSDMIRPNSDMPWGNHFTFLPVSLPKLSSLADGNPLGFVRKAHRIIERKRNSGSIWLTSKLLDFLRKLKGPEATARFIHGTLKNTSMALTNLIGPLEEMALANHPVKGLYFMVTGAPQSYSVTMVSYVDKLRIAIVVEKDFIDPNKLKSCIEVAYDSIFKAAVNSSTVVK; from the exons ATGGACATATCagtggaagaagaagaagtattTGAGCCAGCAAGTCCAGGCTCTCAATATTTGAATAGCTCCAACTTATCACTATCTGTGATTGCTGTGTTGGAATCAAAAATTCCAATTGAATATGAAGAGTCACTAGCCATAAATTTACTCAAGGATGTATTTGTACCTATAAATCCACGGTTTTCCTCAATCATG GTCACGGGAAAGAAAGGAACAAGAAAATGGAAGCGAGTCGAAGTGAACTACCAAGACCATATCAAAACCCCAGTATTTCCAACTCAAAAGCCACTCAATTTCTACGACGAGTGCTTCTCAAATTACATATCAAACTTGACCGTGGAACAATTCCCACAAAATCGACCACTTTGGgaaattcacatattcaaatatCCAACAAGTGATGCAGCTGGAAGTATAATTTTCAAACTCCATCATTCACTTGGTGATGGATATTCATTAATGGGAGCTCTTCTTTCTTGTTTACAAAGAGTTGATGATCCTTCACTTCCTCTAACATTTCCATCACGCCAAAGAACGAATTTGAGTAATTCGAATAAAAATCGAGGTTTTGTTCGTATTTTTAAAAGTGTGCCTAGATTTTTCAAGGGAATTGCGAATACAGTGTATGATTTTGGATGGACTACTTTGAAGAGCACTATGGTTGAAGATGATCGGACGGCGATTCGATCAGGTGATGGCGTTGAGTTCAGGCCGATTGCTTTCGGTACCAAAACATTTTCACTTGATAGCCTTAAACAAATTAAGGACAGCTTGAACGTG ACAATAAACGATGTGATAACGGGGATAGTGACATACGGAACAAGATTATACATGCAAGAGGTAAACCAAGAATCATGCAACGGAAAATGTAATGCTTTGGTTTTATTCAACACAAGGGCACTTGGTGGTTACAAGTCAGTGAGTGACATGATAAGACCTAATTCTGATATGCCATGGGGAAATCACTTCACTTTTTTGCCTGTCTCATTGCCAAAGTTATCTAGTTTGGCTGATGGTAATCCTCTTGGCTTTGTTCGAAAAGCTCATCGAATCATCGAAAGGAAAAGAAATTCTGGATCTATTTGGCTTACTAGTAAATTGCTTGATTTCTTGAGAAAGCTAAAGGGTCCCGAG GCGACAGCTCGATTTATTCATGGAACATTGAAAAACACAAGCATGGCATTGACAAATTTGATAGGGCCACTGGAAGAGATGGCTTTGGCTAATCATCCTGTTAAAGGATTGTATTTTATGGTGACTGGTGCTCCACAG AGTTATTCAGTGACGATGGTGAGTTATGTGGATAAGCTTAGAATTGCAATCGTAGTGGAGAAAGATTTTATAGATCCAAATAAGTTGAAATCCTGCATTGAGGTTGCTTATGATTCAATTTTCAAGGCTGCAGTCAACTCTTCTACAGTGGTAAAATAG